From Deinococcus aquaticus, one genomic window encodes:
- the lepB gene encoding signal peptidase I: MTRPDRPAPSALQKLWKELLEPIVFAVVITQFVATLVGVDGVSMMPNLRDRERVFVPKYETWLHKAGVGEFSRGDILIFKPSRAATEKIANLNKSAFGLWNYRPFLIKRLIGLPGDRITVSGGEVTVNGTPLDSSWTTAYWQEQGCWDTQSELANYATASVSYGVVQDQQEFTVPQGTYYVMGDNRTANGSEDSRMIGPVERRDVAGRAAAVVWPIMRKANVKYDCNAGAVAEFSGENVLNWRLLNPPAAFDTLKAALNK, encoded by the coding sequence ATGACCAGACCTGACAGACCTGCACCGTCCGCCCTTCAGAAACTGTGGAAGGAACTGCTTGAACCGATCGTGTTCGCGGTCGTCATCACGCAGTTCGTGGCGACACTGGTCGGCGTGGACGGCGTGAGCATGATGCCCAACCTGCGGGACCGGGAACGCGTGTTCGTTCCCAAGTACGAGACGTGGCTGCACAAGGCCGGCGTGGGCGAATTCAGCCGCGGCGACATCCTGATCTTCAAACCATCCCGCGCGGCCACCGAGAAGATCGCCAACCTGAACAAGAGCGCGTTCGGCCTGTGGAACTACCGGCCGTTCCTGATCAAACGCCTGATCGGCCTGCCGGGCGACCGGATCACCGTCAGTGGCGGCGAGGTCACCGTGAACGGCACGCCGCTGGATTCCAGCTGGACGACCGCGTACTGGCAGGAGCAGGGCTGCTGGGACACCCAGAGCGAACTGGCGAACTACGCCACGGCCTCCGTGAGTTACGGCGTGGTGCAGGACCAGCAGGAGTTCACGGTGCCGCAGGGCACGTACTACGTGATGGGCGACAACCGCACCGCGAACGGTTCGGAGGACTCCCGCATGATCGGCCCGGTCGAGCGCCGGGACGTGGCCGGGCGCGCCGCCGCCGTCGTGTGGCCCATCATGCGCAAGGCGAACGTGAAGTACGACTGTAACGCCGGAGCAGTGGCGGAATTCAGCGGCGAGAACGTCCTGAACTGGCGTCTGCTGAACCCACCTGCCGCCTTCGACACCCTGAAAGCTGCCCTGAACAAGTAA
- a CDS encoding DUF503 domain-containing protein, whose amino-acid sequence MALGYVGVLTVRVEMPWVASLKEKRALVRPVVERLKVRFPLTVARLDGLDAHDWEVIGVATISNDYGWVEETLRMAADYIAKEGPYRVTDERTEITALGDDTDEDPDGHPGEDGETHS is encoded by the coding sequence GTGGCCCTCGGCTACGTGGGCGTCCTGACCGTCCGGGTCGAGATGCCCTGGGTCGCCAGCCTCAAAGAGAAGCGCGCGCTGGTCCGCCCGGTCGTGGAACGCCTGAAAGTCCGCTTTCCGCTGACCGTCGCCCGCCTGGACGGCCTGGACGCCCATGACTGGGAAGTGATCGGCGTGGCGACCATCAGCAACGACTACGGCTGGGTCGAGGAAACGCTGCGCATGGCCGCCGACTACATCGCCAAGGAAGGCCCCTACCGCGTGACCGACGAACGCACCGAGATCACCGCGCTGGGGGACGACACCGACGAGGACCCAGATGGGCACCCCGGCGAAGACGGCGAGACGCACTCCTGA
- a CDS encoding patatin-like phospholipase family protein has translation MSARVGYGLVLGGGGARGLAHVGAWQVLEEHSLTPGVIAGTSMGGLIGAFIAAGYSAPELVRISESVSWRRLLDLRPGPGLIRTSSLSAWLSHHLPPTFEELKVPLAITATDMLSGRAVYLTRGNLHEALRATTAYPGAIEPVAVDDMLLSDGGILNQVPVDAALFLGARRVLAVDVTAPDPLELHERRVLLWKREANLGPVRALRRSVEIMQAQLTDARVSLYRPDVLLRPHLGDIDLVSFNRSAQAIRAGQDAALAELPRLSALFG, from the coding sequence ATGAGCGCACGGGTGGGGTACGGACTGGTGCTGGGCGGCGGCGGCGCGCGCGGACTGGCGCACGTGGGCGCGTGGCAGGTGCTCGAAGAACACAGCCTGACGCCCGGCGTGATCGCCGGAACGAGCATGGGCGGCCTGATCGGGGCGTTCATTGCCGCCGGGTACAGCGCCCCGGAACTGGTCCGCATCTCGGAGTCCGTGTCGTGGCGGCGACTGCTGGACCTGCGGCCCGGCCCGGGCCTGATCCGCACGTCCAGCCTGAGCGCGTGGCTCTCGCATCACCTGCCGCCCACCTTCGAGGAGTTGAAGGTGCCGCTGGCGATCACCGCGACCGACATGCTCTCGGGGCGCGCCGTGTACCTGACGCGCGGGAACCTGCACGAGGCGCTGCGGGCCACGACGGCGTACCCCGGCGCGATCGAGCCCGTGGCGGTCGACGACATGCTGCTCTCGGACGGCGGGATTCTGAATCAGGTGCCGGTGGACGCCGCGCTGTTCCTGGGGGCGCGGCGCGTGCTGGCCGTCGACGTGACCGCGCCGGACCCGCTGGAACTGCACGAGCGGCGCGTGCTGCTGTGGAAACGCGAGGCGAACCTGGGGCCGGTGCGGGCGCTGCGGCGCTCGGTGGAGATCATGCAGGCGCAACTGACGGACGCCCGCGTCAGCCTGTACCGCCCGGACGTGCTGCTGCGCCCGCACCTGGGCGACATCGATCTGGTCAGTTTCAACCGGTCCGCGCAGGCCATCCGCGCCGGGCAGGACGCCGCCCTGGCCGAACTGCCGCGCCTGAGTGCCCTGTTCGGCTGA
- a CDS encoding heavy-metal-associated domain-containing protein: protein MTGMTSNATRVLLGVRGMTRDAGTSVAAALTALPGVSRATPDEGQIEVHYDPSQLTVMDLVRAVRTQGFLAGML, encoded by the coding sequence ATGACAGGCATGACCTCCAACGCCACCCGCGTACTGCTGGGCGTGCGCGGCATGACCCGCGACGCCGGGACCTCTGTTGCCGCCGCCCTGACCGCCCTGCCAGGCGTGAGCCGCGCCACGCCCGACGAAGGCCAGATCGAAGTGCACTACGATCCCTCGCAACTGACGGTCATGGACCTCGTGCGCGCCGTGCGCACCCAGGGGTTCCTGGCCGGCATGCTCTAG
- a CDS encoding nucleoside deaminase produces the protein MSAPHRSAPEHRRWLQLALDLAREAQQAGSSPVGAVLVDASGHEVARGRNRVGEAQTPEHVGDASVAHAEMDLYFGVGKLENPESLTLYTSLEPCLMCGGASALLGVGRVVWVTDDPWGGSGRLIAWADHPAMQTTEVLPTPDPELEHQGALLFAPEARRAFPDEGWALWRRRYPRETADL, from the coding sequence ATGTCTGCCCCCCACCGCTCCGCCCCGGAACACCGCCGCTGGCTGCAACTCGCCCTCGACCTGGCCCGCGAGGCCCAGCAGGCCGGCAGTTCCCCGGTCGGAGCCGTCCTGGTCGACGCCAGCGGCCACGAGGTCGCGCGCGGCCGCAACCGCGTGGGCGAGGCCCAGACGCCCGAACACGTCGGGGACGCCAGCGTCGCCCACGCCGAGATGGACCTGTACTTCGGCGTGGGCAAACTGGAGAACCCGGAAAGCCTGACGCTGTACACCAGCCTGGAACCCTGTCTGATGTGCGGCGGGGCCAGCGCCCTGCTCGGCGTGGGCCGCGTCGTGTGGGTCACGGACGACCCCTGGGGTGGCTCGGGTCGCCTGATCGCCTGGGCCGACCACCCCGCCATGCAGACCACCGAGGTCCTACCCACCCCCGACCCCGAACTGGAACACCAGGGGGCGCTGCTGTTCGCCCCGGAAGCCCGGCGCGCCTTCCCCGACGAGGGCTGGGCGCTGTGGCGCAGGCGCTACCCCAGAGAGACAGCGGACCTGTAA
- a CDS encoding serine/threonine-protein kinase, with translation MPLAGQIVGDGVRLIRPVGRGSHSLVYFAVARDGQPCAVKIFPAHLSGYADREYQHAHDLHHPRLVRVLHRAVVDDQPALVGTLARGEVMFQRFTQRPAALTERRAFLLTIVHLLDALAYLHGRGLVHRDIKPENIMVDEDGSAKLVDFDLSGPAFETFDTPVRMGTAAFQSPEAARGEPLGPESDLYGVGVLLGWGIHGSLPDPDEPHAPSGDPLGSLHASLIRPHRAERPNDAGRVRQELLRLAQLPY, from the coding sequence ATGCCTCTTGCAGGACAGATCGTGGGTGACGGAGTGAGACTCATCCGTCCCGTCGGTCGCGGCTCCCACAGCCTGGTGTACTTCGCCGTGGCCCGTGACGGTCAGCCCTGCGCCGTCAAGATCTTCCCCGCGCACCTGAGCGGCTACGCCGACCGCGAGTACCAGCACGCGCACGACCTGCACCACCCCCGGCTGGTGCGGGTGCTGCACCGCGCCGTCGTGGACGATCAGCCGGCGCTGGTGGGCACCCTGGCGCGCGGCGAGGTGATGTTCCAGCGGTTCACGCAGCGGCCCGCCGCGCTGACCGAACGCCGCGCGTTCCTGCTGACCATCGTGCACCTGCTCGACGCCCTGGCGTACCTGCACGGGCGCGGGCTGGTGCACCGCGACATCAAACCCGAGAACATCATGGTCGACGAGGACGGCAGCGCCAAACTCGTCGATTTCGACCTGTCCGGCCCGGCCTTCGAGACTTTCGACACGCCCGTGCGCATGGGCACCGCCGCCTTCCAGAGCCCGGAAGCGGCGCGCGGCGAACCGCTCGGGCCGGAAAGTGACCTGTACGGCGTGGGCGTCCTGCTCGGCTGGGGCATTCACGGGTCACTGCCCGACCCGGACGAACCTCACGCCCCGAGCGGCGACCCGCTGGGGTCCCTGCATGCCAGCCTGATCCGGCCCCACCGCGCCGAGCGACCCAACGACGCGGGCCGCGTCCGGCAGGAGCTGCTGCGGCTGGCGCAACTGCCGTACTGA
- a CDS encoding DUF1999 domain-containing protein, producing the protein MRYRTFSEADYPAMQALDLTLQRQDPAFDSLPERERDGRLHTSQPALKFYERSEHSFVAEEGDTLAGFILAQPVWQGDRPLVLVRTVSVLPGAPEGTSTGLLHAAVKSAYDTAVYEVHFTLTPDLLDAATSESAVVTGQSAVCHLGTRADTAPGTRLRSVPATPAPGTPEQGA; encoded by the coding sequence ATGCGCTACCGCACCTTCTCCGAGGCCGACTACCCGGCCATGCAGGCCCTGGACCTGACCCTGCAACGCCAGGACCCCGCCTTCGACAGCCTGCCCGAACGCGAACGCGACGGCCGCCTGCACACCAGCCAGCCCGCCCTGAAATTCTATGAGCGCAGCGAGCACTCCTTCGTGGCCGAGGAGGGTGACACGCTGGCCGGCTTCATTCTGGCCCAGCCGGTCTGGCAGGGCGACCGCCCGCTGGTGCTCGTGCGGACGGTCAGCGTCCTGCCCGGCGCGCCCGAAGGCACCAGCACGGGCCTGCTGCACGCCGCCGTGAAAAGCGCCTACGACACCGCCGTGTACGAGGTTCACTTCACCCTGACCCCCGACCTGCTGGACGCCGCCACCAGCGAGAGTGCCGTCGTGACCGGCCAGAGCGCCGTGTGCCACCTGGGCACCCGCGCCGACACCGCCCCCGGCACCCGCCTGCGCAGCGTGCCAGCCACACCCGCGCCCGGCACGCCGGAGCAGGGGGCATAA